The following coding sequences lie in one Glycine max cultivar Williams 82 chromosome 19, Glycine_max_v4.0, whole genome shotgun sequence genomic window:
- the LOC100794952 gene encoding ubiquitin-conjugating enzyme E2 22 isoform X2, with translation MKLLLSRDFPHSPPKGFFLTKIFHPNIATNGEICVNTLKKDWNPNLGLRHVLIVVRCLLIEPFPESALNEQAGKLLLENYEEYARHARLYTGIHAKPKSKFKTGAISESTTALNVDQSNTSVLNAEVKTAPSGATLPLQSPLAPSTNNTTRGNKQEQAVVGAEPAVNSSCATSMVHAAAPMKAGGVAKAQADKKKIDARKRSLKRL, from the exons ATGAAGTTGTTATTGTCTCGTGATTTCCCTCACTCTCCTCCTAAAG GGTTTTTCCTTACAAAGATTTTCCATCCAAATATTGCAACCAATGGAGAGATTTGTGTCAACACACTTAAAAAGGATTGGAACCCTAACCTTGGGTTGCGTCATGTTCTCATT GTTGTTAGGTGTCTACTAATTGAGCCATTTCCAGAATCAGCTCTAAATGAACAGGCTGGGAAACTGCTGCTTGAAAATTATGAGGAGTATGCCAGACATGCCAG ACTTTACACAGGAATCCATGCAAAACCAAAGTCCAAATTCAAAACTGGAGCTATATCTGAATCTACAACTGCTCTGAATGTTGATCAGAGTAACACCTCAGTTCTTAATGCTGAAGTCAAAACTGCACCATCGGGTGCGACATTGCCATTGCAATCACCATTGGCCCCCTCAACTAACAACACAACAAGAGGAAACAAGCAGGAACAGGCTGTGGTTGGAGCTGAGCCAGCTGTTAACAGTTCTTGTGCCACATCCATGGTTCATGCTGCTGCACCAATGAAGGCAGGTGGAGTAGCAAAAGCTCAGGCTGACAAGAAGAAGATTGATGCCCGGAAAAGAAGTTTGAAAAGATTGTAA
- the LOC100794952 gene encoding ubiquitin-conjugating enzyme E2 22 isoform X1, whose amino-acid sequence MATNENLPPNVIKQLAKELKNIDESPPEGIKVVVNDDDFSIIYADIEGPAGTPYDNGVFRMKLLLSRDFPHSPPKGFFLTKIFHPNIATNGEICVNTLKKDWNPNLGLRHVLIVVRCLLIEPFPESALNEQAGKLLLENYEEYARHARLYTGIHAKPKSKFKTGAISESTTALNVDQSNTSVLNAEVKTAPSGATLPLQSPLAPSTNNTTRGNKQEQAVVGAEPAVNSSCATSMVHAAAPMKAGGVAKAQADKKKIDARKRSLKRL is encoded by the exons ATG GCAACTAATGAAAATCTTCCACCAAATGTAATAAAGCAACTAGCcaaggaattaaaaaatattgatgaatcACCTCCTGAGGGGATTAAAGTTGTGGTAAATGATGAtgatttttcaataatatatgCTGACATTGAAGGCCCAG CTGGAACTCCTTATGATAATGGAGTTTTCCGCATGAAGTTGTTATTGTCTCGTGATTTCCCTCACTCTCCTCCTAAAG GGTTTTTCCTTACAAAGATTTTCCATCCAAATATTGCAACCAATGGAGAGATTTGTGTCAACACACTTAAAAAGGATTGGAACCCTAACCTTGGGTTGCGTCATGTTCTCATT GTTGTTAGGTGTCTACTAATTGAGCCATTTCCAGAATCAGCTCTAAATGAACAGGCTGGGAAACTGCTGCTTGAAAATTATGAGGAGTATGCCAGACATGCCAG ACTTTACACAGGAATCCATGCAAAACCAAAGTCCAAATTCAAAACTGGAGCTATATCTGAATCTACAACTGCTCTGAATGTTGATCAGAGTAACACCTCAGTTCTTAATGCTGAAGTCAAAACTGCACCATCGGGTGCGACATTGCCATTGCAATCACCATTGGCCCCCTCAACTAACAACACAACAAGAGGAAACAAGCAGGAACAGGCTGTGGTTGGAGCTGAGCCAGCTGTTAACAGTTCTTGTGCCACATCCATGGTTCATGCTGCTGCACCAATGAAGGCAGGTGGAGTAGCAAAAGCTCAGGCTGACAAGAAGAAGATTGATGCCCGGAAAAGAAGTTTGAAAAGATTGTAA